A window of Acinonyx jubatus isolate Ajub_Pintada_27869175 chromosome E4, VMU_Ajub_asm_v1.0, whole genome shotgun sequence contains these coding sequences:
- the IGSF9 gene encoding protein turtle homolog A isoform X2, with product MVCCLGLAVLSLVISQGADGRGKPEVGSVVGRAGDSAVLGCDLLPPAGRPPLHVIEWLRFGFLLPIFIQFGLYSPRIDPDYVGRVRLQKGASLRIEGLRAEDQGWYECRVLFLDKHSPEDDSVNGSWVHLTVNSPPQFLETPPQVLEVQELEPVTLRCVARGSPQPHVTWKLRGQDLGQGQGQVQVQNGTLWIRRVERRSSGVYTCQASSTEGSASHATQLLVLGPPVIVVPPKNSTVNASQDVSLACRAEAYPTNLTYSWFQDSVNVFHVSRLQPRVRILVDGSLRLLAAQPDDAGRYTCVPSNGLRRPPSASAYLTVLYPAQVTAMPPETPLPVGMRGVIRCPVRANPPLLFVSWTKDGQALQLDKLPGWSQGPEGSLIIALGNEDALGEYSCTPYNSLGTAGPSPVTRVLLKAPPAFLERPKEEYFQEVGRELLIPCSAQGDPPPAISWAKVGRGPQGQAQVGSNSSLILRPLTKEAHGRWECTASNAVARVAASTHVYVLGTSPHVVTNVSVVPLPKGANVSWEPGFDGGYLQRFSVWYTPLAKRPDRTHHDWVSLAVPVGAAYLLVLGLQPHIQYQFSVLAQNKLGSGPFSEIVLSAPEAAPSLPPTEMSPALSPPRGLVAVRTPRGVLLHWDPPELVPKTLDGYVLEGRQGSQGWEVLDRAVAGTEMQLLVPGLIKDVLYEFRLVALAGSYVSDPSNTANVSTSGLEVYPSRTQLPGLLPQPVLAGVVGGVCFLGVAVLVSVLAACLTNRRRAARRRRKRLRQDAPLIFSPPGKSAPHSAPGSGSPDSVAKLKLQGSPVPSLRQSLLWGEPAGPPSPPPDPPPSRGPLPLEPICRGPDGRFVMGPSAGTPQERSGSERAEPRTPSQHQARSYDCSSSSPSGMPQPLCIAGISPVGPPPEAPPSPLPGPGPLLQYLSLPFFREMNVDGDWPPFEEPGLAPPPDYMDTRPCPTSSLLQPLDSATVSPRAALPGAVVGAGATPEPLYTALADWTLRERLLPSLLPAAPRGSLTSQSSGRGSASFLRPPSTAPSAGGSYLSPAPGDTGSWASGPERWPRREHVVTVSKRRNTSVDENYEWDSEFPGDMELLETLHLGAAGPRPRPEAEPELDVKTPEEGGLLNAARASGPEARCAVLREEFLAFRRRRDATRVWPPVYRQPVPHPEQATLL from the exons ATGGTTTGCTGCCTCGGTCTGGCCGTCCTCAGCCTGGTCATCAGCCAGGGGGCTGACG GTCGAGGGAAGCCTGAGGTGGGGTCAGTGGTGGGCCGGGCTGGCGACAGTGCGGTGCTGGGCTGTGACCTGCTGCCCCCGGCTGGCCGGCCCCCGCTACATGTCATCGAGTGGCTGCGCTTTGGATTCCTGCTCCCCATCTTCATCCAGTTCGGCCTCTACTCTCCCAGAATTGACCCTGATTACGTGG GGCGAGTCCGGCTGCAGAAGGGGGCATCTCTCCGGATTGAGGGGCTCCGAGCGGAAGACCAGGGCTGGTACGAGTGCCGAGTGCTCTTCCTGGACAAGCACAGCCCTGAGGACGACTCTGTTAACGGCTCCTGGGTGCACCTTACAGTCAATT cacCCCCTCAGTTCCTGGAGACCCCTCCCCAGGTGCTGGAAGTTCAGGAACTGGAGCCTGTGACCCTGCGTTGTGTGGCCCGTGGCAGCCCACAGCCTCATGTGACTTGGAAGCTCCGAGGACAGGATCttggccagggccagggccaggtgcAA GTGCAGAATGGGACGCTGTGGATCCGGCGGGTGGAACGCCGCAGCTCTGGGGTCTACACCTGTCAAGCCTCCAGCACCGAGGGCAGTGCCTCCCACGCCACCCAGCTGCTGGTGCTAG GCCCCCCGGTCATCGTGGTGCCCCCCAAGAACAGCACGGTCAATGCCTCCCAGGATGTTTCCTTGGCCTGCCGGGCTGAGGCGTACCCCACCAACCTCACTTATAGCTGGTTCCAGGACAGCGTCAACGTGTTCCACGTTAg CCGCCTGCAGCCCCGAGTGCGGATCCTGGTAGACGGGAGCCTGCGGCTGCTGGCCGCCCAGCCGGACGATGCGGGCCGCTACACCTGCGTGCCCAGCAACGGCCTCCGGCGCCCGCCCTCGGCCTCTGCCTACCTCACTGTGCTCT ACCCAGCGCAGGTGACAGCGATGCCTCCTGAGACCCCCCTGCCCGTAGGCATGCGGGGGGTGATCCGGTGCCCGGTCCGCGCCAACCCCCCACTGCTCTTCGTCAGCTGGACTAAGGATGGGCAGGCCCTGCAGCTGGATAAG CTCCCTGGCTGGTCCCAGGGCCCCGAGGGCTCCCTGATCATCGCCCTGGGGAACGAGGATGCCCTGGGAGAATACTCCTGCACCCCCTACAACAGTCTCGGTACTGCAGGGCCCTCCCCGGTGACCCGCGTGCTGCTCAAG GCTCCCCCAGCTTTTCTAGAACGACCTAAGGAAGAATATTTCCAAGAAGTAGGGCGGGAGCTACTCATCCCCTGCTCTGCCCAGGGAGACCCCCCTCCTGCTATCTCTTGGGCCAAG GTGGGCCGGGGGCCGCAGGGCCAGGCCCAGGTGGGCAGCAACAGTAGCCTCATCCTGCGACCGCTGACCAAGGAGGCCCATGGGCGCTGGGAGTGCACCGCTAGCAATGCTGTGGCCCGAGTGGCCGCCTCCACACATGTCTACGTGCTGG GCACCAGCCCACACGTTGTCACCAATGTGTCCGTGGTGCCTTTGCCCAAGGGTGCCAATGTCTCCTGGGAGCCCGGCTTTGATGGTGGCTATCTGCAGAGATTCAGTGTCTGGTATACCCCACT GGCCAAGCGTCCTGACCGAACCCACCACGACTGGGTGTCGCTGGCAGTGCCTGTGGGGGCTGCTTACCTCCTGGTGCTGGGGCTGCAGCCCCATATCCAGTACCAGTTCAGCGTCCTAGCGCAGAACAAGCTGGGGAGTGGGCCCTTCAGTGAGATCGTCTTGTCTGCCCCCGAGG CTGCCCCCAGTCTTCCGCCCACTGAGATGTCACCTGCTCTGTCACCTCCCCGAGGCCTGGTGGCAGTGAGGACACCCCGGGGGGTGCTCCTGCATTGGGATCCCCCAGAACTGGTCCCTAAAACACTGGATGGCTATGTCCTGGAGGGGCGGCAAGGCTCCCAGGGCTGGGAGGTGCTAGACCGGGCCGTGGCAGGCACAGAAATGCAGCTGCTGGTACCTGGACTCATCAAG gacgtTCTGTACGAGTTCCGCCTCGTGGCCCTCGCAGGCAGCTATGTGAGCGATCCGAGCAACACGGCCAACGTGTCCACTTCCG GCCTGGAGGTGTACCCCTCCCGCACGCAGCTGCCAGGCCTCCTGCCCCAGCCGGTCCTGGCCGGCGTGGTGGGCGGGGTCTGCTTCCTGGGCGTGGCTGTCCTCGTGAGCGTCCTGGCCGCCTGCCTGACCAACCGGCGCAGGGCAGCCCGCCGCCGCCGCAAGCGCCTCCGCCAAG ATGCGCCTCTTATCTTCTCCCCGCCCGGGAAGTCAGCTCCGCA ctctgcTCCGGGTTCGGGCAGTCCTGACAGCGTGGCAAAGCTGAAGCTCCAGGGCTCCCCGGTTCCCAGCCTGCGCCAGAGTCTGCTCTGGGGGGAGCCCGCtggtccccccagcccccctccggATCCTCCACCTAGCCGGGGCCCCTTACCCCTGGAGCCCATTTGCCGGGGACCAGACGGCCGCTTTGTGATGGGACCCAGCGCCGGGACCCCCCAAGAAAGGTCAGGCTCTGAGCGAGCTGAACCTCGGACCCCATCCCAGCACCAGGCCAGGTCCTATgactgcagcagcagcagccccagtGGGATGCCCCAGCCCCTCTGCATTGCAGGCATCAGCCCTGTGGGGCCCCCTCCCGAGGCCCCGCCCAGTCCTCTGCCTGGTCCAGGACCCCTGCTTCAGTACCTGAGCCTGCCCTTCTTCCGGGAGATGAATGTGGACGGGGACTGGCCCCCTTTCGAGGAGCCCGGGcttgccccacccccagattACATGGATACCCGGCCCTGCCCCACCTCATCTCTCCTTCAGCCCCTGGACTCCGCCACCGTGTCCCCCAGGGCAGCGCTTCCTGGGGCTGTGGTCGGGGCCGGGGCCACCCCAGAGCCCCTGTACACGGCACTGGCCGACTGGACACTGAGGGAACGGCTGCTGCCAAGCCTTCTCCCTGCCGCCCCTCGGGGTAGCCTCACCAGCCAGAGCAGTGGGCGGGGCAGCGCCTCGTTCCTTCGGCCCCCCTCCACAGCCCCCTCTGCGGGAGGCAGCTACCTCAGCCCTGCTCCGGGAGACACCGGCAGCTGGGCCAGCGGCCCTGAGAGGTGGCCCCGAAGGGAACACGTGGTGACAGTCAGCAAGAG GAGAAACACATCTGTGGATGAAAACTATGAGTGGGACTCAGAATTCCCCGGGGACATGGAATTGCTGGAGACTCTGCACCTGGGCGCGGCTGGCCCTCGACCCCGACCTGAAGCTGAGCCAGAGCTAG ATGTGAAGACTCCAGAGGAGGGTGGCCTCTTGAACGCTGCCCGTGCTTCTGGCCCCGAGGCCCGCTGTGCTGTCCTCCGGGAGGAATTCCTAGCTTTCCGTCGCCGCCGCGATGCCACTAGGGTCTGGCCACCGGTCTATAGACAGCCAGTGCCCCACCCCGAACAGGCCACTCTGCTGTGA
- the IGSF9 gene encoding protein turtle homolog A isoform X1 — translation MVCCLGLAVLSLVISQGADGRGKPEVGSVVGRAGDSAVLGCDLLPPAGRPPLHVIEWLRFGFLLPIFIQFGLYSPRIDPDYVGRVRLQKGASLRIEGLRAEDQGWYECRVLFLDKHSPEDDSVNGSWVHLTVNSPPQFLETPPQVLEVQELEPVTLRCVARGSPQPHVTWKLRGQDLGQGQGQVQVQNGTLWIRRVERRSSGVYTCQASSTEGSASHATQLLVLGPPVIVVPPKNSTVNASQDVSLACRAEAYPTNLTYSWFQDSVNVFHVSRLQPRVRILVDGSLRLLAAQPDDAGRYTCVPSNGLRRPPSASAYLTVLYPAQVTAMPPETPLPVGMRGVIRCPVRANPPLLFVSWTKDGQALQLDKLPGWSQGPEGSLIIALGNEDALGEYSCTPYNSLGTAGPSPVTRVLLKAPPAFLERPKEEYFQEVGRELLIPCSAQGDPPPAISWAKVGRGPQGQAQVGSNSSLILRPLTKEAHGRWECTASNAVARVAASTHVYVLGTSPHVVTNVSVVPLPKGANVSWEPGFDGGYLQRFSVWYTPLAKRPDRTHHDWVSLAVPVGAAYLLVLGLQPHIQYQFSVLAQNKLGSGPFSEIVLSAPEGLPTTPAAPSLPPTEMSPALSPPRGLVAVRTPRGVLLHWDPPELVPKTLDGYVLEGRQGSQGWEVLDRAVAGTEMQLLVPGLIKDVLYEFRLVALAGSYVSDPSNTANVSTSGLEVYPSRTQLPGLLPQPVLAGVVGGVCFLGVAVLVSVLAACLTNRRRAARRRRKRLRQDAPLIFSPPGKSAPHSAPGSGSPDSVAKLKLQGSPVPSLRQSLLWGEPAGPPSPPPDPPPSRGPLPLEPICRGPDGRFVMGPSAGTPQERSGSERAEPRTPSQHQARSYDCSSSSPSGMPQPLCIAGISPVGPPPEAPPSPLPGPGPLLQYLSLPFFREMNVDGDWPPFEEPGLAPPPDYMDTRPCPTSSLLQPLDSATVSPRAALPGAVVGAGATPEPLYTALADWTLRERLLPSLLPAAPRGSLTSQSSGRGSASFLRPPSTAPSAGGSYLSPAPGDTGSWASGPERWPRREHVVTVSKRRNTSVDENYEWDSEFPGDMELLETLHLGAAGPRPRPEAEPELDVKTPEEGGLLNAARASGPEARCAVLREEFLAFRRRRDATRVWPPVYRQPVPHPEQATLL, via the exons ATGGTTTGCTGCCTCGGTCTGGCCGTCCTCAGCCTGGTCATCAGCCAGGGGGCTGACG GTCGAGGGAAGCCTGAGGTGGGGTCAGTGGTGGGCCGGGCTGGCGACAGTGCGGTGCTGGGCTGTGACCTGCTGCCCCCGGCTGGCCGGCCCCCGCTACATGTCATCGAGTGGCTGCGCTTTGGATTCCTGCTCCCCATCTTCATCCAGTTCGGCCTCTACTCTCCCAGAATTGACCCTGATTACGTGG GGCGAGTCCGGCTGCAGAAGGGGGCATCTCTCCGGATTGAGGGGCTCCGAGCGGAAGACCAGGGCTGGTACGAGTGCCGAGTGCTCTTCCTGGACAAGCACAGCCCTGAGGACGACTCTGTTAACGGCTCCTGGGTGCACCTTACAGTCAATT cacCCCCTCAGTTCCTGGAGACCCCTCCCCAGGTGCTGGAAGTTCAGGAACTGGAGCCTGTGACCCTGCGTTGTGTGGCCCGTGGCAGCCCACAGCCTCATGTGACTTGGAAGCTCCGAGGACAGGATCttggccagggccagggccaggtgcAA GTGCAGAATGGGACGCTGTGGATCCGGCGGGTGGAACGCCGCAGCTCTGGGGTCTACACCTGTCAAGCCTCCAGCACCGAGGGCAGTGCCTCCCACGCCACCCAGCTGCTGGTGCTAG GCCCCCCGGTCATCGTGGTGCCCCCCAAGAACAGCACGGTCAATGCCTCCCAGGATGTTTCCTTGGCCTGCCGGGCTGAGGCGTACCCCACCAACCTCACTTATAGCTGGTTCCAGGACAGCGTCAACGTGTTCCACGTTAg CCGCCTGCAGCCCCGAGTGCGGATCCTGGTAGACGGGAGCCTGCGGCTGCTGGCCGCCCAGCCGGACGATGCGGGCCGCTACACCTGCGTGCCCAGCAACGGCCTCCGGCGCCCGCCCTCGGCCTCTGCCTACCTCACTGTGCTCT ACCCAGCGCAGGTGACAGCGATGCCTCCTGAGACCCCCCTGCCCGTAGGCATGCGGGGGGTGATCCGGTGCCCGGTCCGCGCCAACCCCCCACTGCTCTTCGTCAGCTGGACTAAGGATGGGCAGGCCCTGCAGCTGGATAAG CTCCCTGGCTGGTCCCAGGGCCCCGAGGGCTCCCTGATCATCGCCCTGGGGAACGAGGATGCCCTGGGAGAATACTCCTGCACCCCCTACAACAGTCTCGGTACTGCAGGGCCCTCCCCGGTGACCCGCGTGCTGCTCAAG GCTCCCCCAGCTTTTCTAGAACGACCTAAGGAAGAATATTTCCAAGAAGTAGGGCGGGAGCTACTCATCCCCTGCTCTGCCCAGGGAGACCCCCCTCCTGCTATCTCTTGGGCCAAG GTGGGCCGGGGGCCGCAGGGCCAGGCCCAGGTGGGCAGCAACAGTAGCCTCATCCTGCGACCGCTGACCAAGGAGGCCCATGGGCGCTGGGAGTGCACCGCTAGCAATGCTGTGGCCCGAGTGGCCGCCTCCACACATGTCTACGTGCTGG GCACCAGCCCACACGTTGTCACCAATGTGTCCGTGGTGCCTTTGCCCAAGGGTGCCAATGTCTCCTGGGAGCCCGGCTTTGATGGTGGCTATCTGCAGAGATTCAGTGTCTGGTATACCCCACT GGCCAAGCGTCCTGACCGAACCCACCACGACTGGGTGTCGCTGGCAGTGCCTGTGGGGGCTGCTTACCTCCTGGTGCTGGGGCTGCAGCCCCATATCCAGTACCAGTTCAGCGTCCTAGCGCAGAACAAGCTGGGGAGTGGGCCCTTCAGTGAGATCGTCTTGTCTGCCCCCGAGG GGCTTCCCACCACGCCAGCTGCCCCCAGTCTTCCGCCCACTGAGATGTCACCTGCTCTGTCACCTCCCCGAGGCCTGGTGGCAGTGAGGACACCCCGGGGGGTGCTCCTGCATTGGGATCCCCCAGAACTGGTCCCTAAAACACTGGATGGCTATGTCCTGGAGGGGCGGCAAGGCTCCCAGGGCTGGGAGGTGCTAGACCGGGCCGTGGCAGGCACAGAAATGCAGCTGCTGGTACCTGGACTCATCAAG gacgtTCTGTACGAGTTCCGCCTCGTGGCCCTCGCAGGCAGCTATGTGAGCGATCCGAGCAACACGGCCAACGTGTCCACTTCCG GCCTGGAGGTGTACCCCTCCCGCACGCAGCTGCCAGGCCTCCTGCCCCAGCCGGTCCTGGCCGGCGTGGTGGGCGGGGTCTGCTTCCTGGGCGTGGCTGTCCTCGTGAGCGTCCTGGCCGCCTGCCTGACCAACCGGCGCAGGGCAGCCCGCCGCCGCCGCAAGCGCCTCCGCCAAG ATGCGCCTCTTATCTTCTCCCCGCCCGGGAAGTCAGCTCCGCA ctctgcTCCGGGTTCGGGCAGTCCTGACAGCGTGGCAAAGCTGAAGCTCCAGGGCTCCCCGGTTCCCAGCCTGCGCCAGAGTCTGCTCTGGGGGGAGCCCGCtggtccccccagcccccctccggATCCTCCACCTAGCCGGGGCCCCTTACCCCTGGAGCCCATTTGCCGGGGACCAGACGGCCGCTTTGTGATGGGACCCAGCGCCGGGACCCCCCAAGAAAGGTCAGGCTCTGAGCGAGCTGAACCTCGGACCCCATCCCAGCACCAGGCCAGGTCCTATgactgcagcagcagcagccccagtGGGATGCCCCAGCCCCTCTGCATTGCAGGCATCAGCCCTGTGGGGCCCCCTCCCGAGGCCCCGCCCAGTCCTCTGCCTGGTCCAGGACCCCTGCTTCAGTACCTGAGCCTGCCCTTCTTCCGGGAGATGAATGTGGACGGGGACTGGCCCCCTTTCGAGGAGCCCGGGcttgccccacccccagattACATGGATACCCGGCCCTGCCCCACCTCATCTCTCCTTCAGCCCCTGGACTCCGCCACCGTGTCCCCCAGGGCAGCGCTTCCTGGGGCTGTGGTCGGGGCCGGGGCCACCCCAGAGCCCCTGTACACGGCACTGGCCGACTGGACACTGAGGGAACGGCTGCTGCCAAGCCTTCTCCCTGCCGCCCCTCGGGGTAGCCTCACCAGCCAGAGCAGTGGGCGGGGCAGCGCCTCGTTCCTTCGGCCCCCCTCCACAGCCCCCTCTGCGGGAGGCAGCTACCTCAGCCCTGCTCCGGGAGACACCGGCAGCTGGGCCAGCGGCCCTGAGAGGTGGCCCCGAAGGGAACACGTGGTGACAGTCAGCAAGAG GAGAAACACATCTGTGGATGAAAACTATGAGTGGGACTCAGAATTCCCCGGGGACATGGAATTGCTGGAGACTCTGCACCTGGGCGCGGCTGGCCCTCGACCCCGACCTGAAGCTGAGCCAGAGCTAG ATGTGAAGACTCCAGAGGAGGGTGGCCTCTTGAACGCTGCCCGTGCTTCTGGCCCCGAGGCCCGCTGTGCTGTCCTCCGGGAGGAATTCCTAGCTTTCCGTCGCCGCCGCGATGCCACTAGGGTCTGGCCACCGGTCTATAGACAGCCAGTGCCCCACCCCGAACAGGCCACTCTGCTGTGA
- the IGSF9 gene encoding protein turtle homolog A isoform X3, whose amino-acid sequence MVCCLGLAVLSLVISQGADGRGKPEVGSVVGRAGDSAVLGCDLLPPAGRPPLHVIEWLRFGFLLPIFIQFGLYSPRIDPDYVAPPQFLETPPQVLEVQELEPVTLRCVARGSPQPHVTWKLRGQDLGQGQGQVQVQNGTLWIRRVERRSSGVYTCQASSTEGSASHATQLLVLGPPVIVVPPKNSTVNASQDVSLACRAEAYPTNLTYSWFQDSVNVFHVSRLQPRVRILVDGSLRLLAAQPDDAGRYTCVPSNGLRRPPSASAYLTVLYPAQVTAMPPETPLPVGMRGVIRCPVRANPPLLFVSWTKDGQALQLDKLPGWSQGPEGSLIIALGNEDALGEYSCTPYNSLGTAGPSPVTRVLLKAPPAFLERPKEEYFQEVGRELLIPCSAQGDPPPAISWAKVGRGPQGQAQVGSNSSLILRPLTKEAHGRWECTASNAVARVAASTHVYVLGTSPHVVTNVSVVPLPKGANVSWEPGFDGGYLQRFSVWYTPLAKRPDRTHHDWVSLAVPVGAAYLLVLGLQPHIQYQFSVLAQNKLGSGPFSEIVLSAPEGLPTTPAAPSLPPTEMSPALSPPRGLVAVRTPRGVLLHWDPPELVPKTLDGYVLEGRQGSQGWEVLDRAVAGTEMQLLVPGLIKDVLYEFRLVALAGSYVSDPSNTANVSTSGLEVYPSRTQLPGLLPQPVLAGVVGGVCFLGVAVLVSVLAACLTNRRRAARRRRKRLRQDAPLIFSPPGKSAPHSAPGSGSPDSVAKLKLQGSPVPSLRQSLLWGEPAGPPSPPPDPPPSRGPLPLEPICRGPDGRFVMGPSAGTPQERSGSERAEPRTPSQHQARSYDCSSSSPSGMPQPLCIAGISPVGPPPEAPPSPLPGPGPLLQYLSLPFFREMNVDGDWPPFEEPGLAPPPDYMDTRPCPTSSLLQPLDSATVSPRAALPGAVVGAGATPEPLYTALADWTLRERLLPSLLPAAPRGSLTSQSSGRGSASFLRPPSTAPSAGGSYLSPAPGDTGSWASGPERWPRREHVVTVSKRRNTSVDENYEWDSEFPGDMELLETLHLGAAGPRPRPEAEPELDVKTPEEGGLLNAARASGPEARCAVLREEFLAFRRRRDATRVWPPVYRQPVPHPEQATLL is encoded by the exons ATGGTTTGCTGCCTCGGTCTGGCCGTCCTCAGCCTGGTCATCAGCCAGGGGGCTGACG GTCGAGGGAAGCCTGAGGTGGGGTCAGTGGTGGGCCGGGCTGGCGACAGTGCGGTGCTGGGCTGTGACCTGCTGCCCCCGGCTGGCCGGCCCCCGCTACATGTCATCGAGTGGCTGCGCTTTGGATTCCTGCTCCCCATCTTCATCCAGTTCGGCCTCTACTCTCCCAGAATTGACCCTGATTACGTGG cacCCCCTCAGTTCCTGGAGACCCCTCCCCAGGTGCTGGAAGTTCAGGAACTGGAGCCTGTGACCCTGCGTTGTGTGGCCCGTGGCAGCCCACAGCCTCATGTGACTTGGAAGCTCCGAGGACAGGATCttggccagggccagggccaggtgcAA GTGCAGAATGGGACGCTGTGGATCCGGCGGGTGGAACGCCGCAGCTCTGGGGTCTACACCTGTCAAGCCTCCAGCACCGAGGGCAGTGCCTCCCACGCCACCCAGCTGCTGGTGCTAG GCCCCCCGGTCATCGTGGTGCCCCCCAAGAACAGCACGGTCAATGCCTCCCAGGATGTTTCCTTGGCCTGCCGGGCTGAGGCGTACCCCACCAACCTCACTTATAGCTGGTTCCAGGACAGCGTCAACGTGTTCCACGTTAg CCGCCTGCAGCCCCGAGTGCGGATCCTGGTAGACGGGAGCCTGCGGCTGCTGGCCGCCCAGCCGGACGATGCGGGCCGCTACACCTGCGTGCCCAGCAACGGCCTCCGGCGCCCGCCCTCGGCCTCTGCCTACCTCACTGTGCTCT ACCCAGCGCAGGTGACAGCGATGCCTCCTGAGACCCCCCTGCCCGTAGGCATGCGGGGGGTGATCCGGTGCCCGGTCCGCGCCAACCCCCCACTGCTCTTCGTCAGCTGGACTAAGGATGGGCAGGCCCTGCAGCTGGATAAG CTCCCTGGCTGGTCCCAGGGCCCCGAGGGCTCCCTGATCATCGCCCTGGGGAACGAGGATGCCCTGGGAGAATACTCCTGCACCCCCTACAACAGTCTCGGTACTGCAGGGCCCTCCCCGGTGACCCGCGTGCTGCTCAAG GCTCCCCCAGCTTTTCTAGAACGACCTAAGGAAGAATATTTCCAAGAAGTAGGGCGGGAGCTACTCATCCCCTGCTCTGCCCAGGGAGACCCCCCTCCTGCTATCTCTTGGGCCAAG GTGGGCCGGGGGCCGCAGGGCCAGGCCCAGGTGGGCAGCAACAGTAGCCTCATCCTGCGACCGCTGACCAAGGAGGCCCATGGGCGCTGGGAGTGCACCGCTAGCAATGCTGTGGCCCGAGTGGCCGCCTCCACACATGTCTACGTGCTGG GCACCAGCCCACACGTTGTCACCAATGTGTCCGTGGTGCCTTTGCCCAAGGGTGCCAATGTCTCCTGGGAGCCCGGCTTTGATGGTGGCTATCTGCAGAGATTCAGTGTCTGGTATACCCCACT GGCCAAGCGTCCTGACCGAACCCACCACGACTGGGTGTCGCTGGCAGTGCCTGTGGGGGCTGCTTACCTCCTGGTGCTGGGGCTGCAGCCCCATATCCAGTACCAGTTCAGCGTCCTAGCGCAGAACAAGCTGGGGAGTGGGCCCTTCAGTGAGATCGTCTTGTCTGCCCCCGAGG GGCTTCCCACCACGCCAGCTGCCCCCAGTCTTCCGCCCACTGAGATGTCACCTGCTCTGTCACCTCCCCGAGGCCTGGTGGCAGTGAGGACACCCCGGGGGGTGCTCCTGCATTGGGATCCCCCAGAACTGGTCCCTAAAACACTGGATGGCTATGTCCTGGAGGGGCGGCAAGGCTCCCAGGGCTGGGAGGTGCTAGACCGGGCCGTGGCAGGCACAGAAATGCAGCTGCTGGTACCTGGACTCATCAAG gacgtTCTGTACGAGTTCCGCCTCGTGGCCCTCGCAGGCAGCTATGTGAGCGATCCGAGCAACACGGCCAACGTGTCCACTTCCG GCCTGGAGGTGTACCCCTCCCGCACGCAGCTGCCAGGCCTCCTGCCCCAGCCGGTCCTGGCCGGCGTGGTGGGCGGGGTCTGCTTCCTGGGCGTGGCTGTCCTCGTGAGCGTCCTGGCCGCCTGCCTGACCAACCGGCGCAGGGCAGCCCGCCGCCGCCGCAAGCGCCTCCGCCAAG ATGCGCCTCTTATCTTCTCCCCGCCCGGGAAGTCAGCTCCGCA ctctgcTCCGGGTTCGGGCAGTCCTGACAGCGTGGCAAAGCTGAAGCTCCAGGGCTCCCCGGTTCCCAGCCTGCGCCAGAGTCTGCTCTGGGGGGAGCCCGCtggtccccccagcccccctccggATCCTCCACCTAGCCGGGGCCCCTTACCCCTGGAGCCCATTTGCCGGGGACCAGACGGCCGCTTTGTGATGGGACCCAGCGCCGGGACCCCCCAAGAAAGGTCAGGCTCTGAGCGAGCTGAACCTCGGACCCCATCCCAGCACCAGGCCAGGTCCTATgactgcagcagcagcagccccagtGGGATGCCCCAGCCCCTCTGCATTGCAGGCATCAGCCCTGTGGGGCCCCCTCCCGAGGCCCCGCCCAGTCCTCTGCCTGGTCCAGGACCCCTGCTTCAGTACCTGAGCCTGCCCTTCTTCCGGGAGATGAATGTGGACGGGGACTGGCCCCCTTTCGAGGAGCCCGGGcttgccccacccccagattACATGGATACCCGGCCCTGCCCCACCTCATCTCTCCTTCAGCCCCTGGACTCCGCCACCGTGTCCCCCAGGGCAGCGCTTCCTGGGGCTGTGGTCGGGGCCGGGGCCACCCCAGAGCCCCTGTACACGGCACTGGCCGACTGGACACTGAGGGAACGGCTGCTGCCAAGCCTTCTCCCTGCCGCCCCTCGGGGTAGCCTCACCAGCCAGAGCAGTGGGCGGGGCAGCGCCTCGTTCCTTCGGCCCCCCTCCACAGCCCCCTCTGCGGGAGGCAGCTACCTCAGCCCTGCTCCGGGAGACACCGGCAGCTGGGCCAGCGGCCCTGAGAGGTGGCCCCGAAGGGAACACGTGGTGACAGTCAGCAAGAG GAGAAACACATCTGTGGATGAAAACTATGAGTGGGACTCAGAATTCCCCGGGGACATGGAATTGCTGGAGACTCTGCACCTGGGCGCGGCTGGCCCTCGACCCCGACCTGAAGCTGAGCCAGAGCTAG ATGTGAAGACTCCAGAGGAGGGTGGCCTCTTGAACGCTGCCCGTGCTTCTGGCCCCGAGGCCCGCTGTGCTGTCCTCCGGGAGGAATTCCTAGCTTTCCGTCGCCGCCGCGATGCCACTAGGGTCTGGCCACCGGTCTATAGACAGCCAGTGCCCCACCCCGAACAGGCCACTCTGCTGTGA
- the TAGLN2 gene encoding transgelin-2: MANRGPAYGLSREVQQKIEKQYDADLEQILIQWITTQCRKDVGRPQPGRENFQNWLKDGTVLCELINGLYPEGQAPVKKIQASTMAFKQMEQISQFLQAAERYGINTTDIFQTVDLWEGKNMACVQRTLMNLGGLAVARDDGLFSGDPNWFPKKSKENPRNFSDNQLQEGKNVIGLQMGTNRGASQAGMTGYGMPRQIL; this comes from the exons ATGGCCAACAGGGGACCCGCCTACGGCCTGAGCCGGGAGGTGCAGCAGAAGATTGAGAAACAGTATGACGCGGACCTGGAGCAGATCCTGATCCAGTGGATCACCACCCAGTGCCGCAAGGATGTGGGCCGGCCCCAGCCTGGGCGCGAGAACTTCCAGAACTGGCTGAAGGATGGCACG GTGCTGTGTGAGCTCATCAACGGGCTGTACCCCGAGGGGCAGGCCCCCGTGAAGAAGATCCAGGCCTCCACCATGGCCTTCAAGCAGATGGAGCAGATCTCTCAGTTCTTACAGGCGGCCGAACGCTATGGCATCAACACCACTGACATCTTCCAGACCGTGGACCTCTGGGAAG GAAAGAACATGGCATGTGTGCAGCGGACGCTGATGAACCTGGGTGGGCTGGCGGTAGCCCGGGACGATGGGCTTTTCTCTGGAGATCCCAACTGGTTTCCTAA GAAATCCAAGGAGAACCCTCGCAACTTCTCGGACAACCAGCTACAAGAGGGCAAGAACGTGATCGGGCTACAGATGGGTACCAACCGCGGGGCGTCCCAGGCAGGCATGACCGGCTACGGGATGCCCCGCCAGATCCTCTGA